From Dethiosulfovibrio russensis, a single genomic window includes:
- a CDS encoding iron-containing alcohol dehydrogenase codes for MNFDMFMAGKISFGAGVSATVGEKAKVLGASKVMLVTDETMVSIGTAERITSYLEEAGLSVETFSQVEPEPSVETVDLAADRLKSTGCDLVVGLGGGSSMDVAKAVSVLATNEGSAGAYQGLGLVKKPGLPKIVIPTTAGTGSEVTFTAVLIRKSDGVKGGINSDYLYPDCSLLDPELTLSMPRKVTAETGMDALAHALEAYTSRQASPFSDMMAEAAIARIGRYLRVAALNGNDIEARSEMMLAALFGGVALANAGVTACHSMAYPLGAVFGVGHGLSNALLLPYVVRFNAMAAPEKFARASELLCGPNYSEGLFDRAVECADRLDELVHDLDLPTNLRELEVGIASENFEDMAKRAMAVARPMENNPRDITLEQVISIYEEAF; via the coding sequence ATGAATTTCGATATGTTCATGGCTGGAAAGATCTCCTTCGGTGCCGGAGTGTCGGCTACGGTAGGGGAAAAGGCGAAGGTTCTAGGAGCCTCCAAGGTTATGTTGGTGACCGACGAGACAATGGTCTCCATAGGAACGGCTGAACGTATAACCTCCTATCTGGAGGAGGCTGGCCTTTCCGTAGAGACGTTCTCCCAAGTGGAGCCCGAGCCGTCGGTGGAGACGGTCGACTTGGCGGCGGACCGGCTCAAATCCACAGGATGCGACCTCGTCGTGGGGCTGGGAGGAGGAAGCTCCATGGACGTGGCCAAGGCTGTCAGCGTTCTGGCAACCAACGAGGGTTCCGCCGGGGCCTATCAGGGACTGGGGCTGGTCAAGAAGCCCGGTCTTCCCAAGATCGTGATCCCCACCACCGCCGGTACCGGTTCTGAGGTCACCTTCACCGCCGTGTTGATTCGCAAAAGCGACGGAGTCAAGGGCGGAATAAACTCGGACTACCTATATCCGGACTGCAGCCTGTTGGACCCGGAGCTCACCCTATCCATGCCCCGAAAGGTCACAGCCGAGACAGGCATGGATGCTTTGGCCCACGCCCTGGAGGCCTATACCAGCCGCCAGGCATCTCCCTTCAGCGACATGATGGCCGAGGCCGCAATAGCCAGGATTGGCAGATACCTCAGGGTCGCAGCCTTGAACGGGAACGATATCGAGGCCAGGAGCGAGATGATGCTTGCCGCCCTCTTCGGAGGTGTGGCCCTTGCCAACGCCGGAGTCACCGCCTGCCATTCCATGGCATACCCTCTGGGTGCGGTCTTCGGAGTGGGGCACGGTCTTTCCAACGCCCTGCTTCTTCCATACGTGGTTCGGTTCAACGCCATGGCGGCGCCGGAGAAATTCGCCAGGGCCTCGGAGCTTCTGTGCGGGCCTAATTACTCGGAGGGGCTTTTCGACAGGGCCGTCGAGTGTGCCGATCGGCTGGACGAGCTGGTCCACGATCTGGATCTGCCGACGAACCTGAGAGAGCTGGAGGTCGGCATAGCCTCGGAGAACTTCGAGGACATGGCGAAAAGGGCCATGGCCGTCGCCAGACCTATGGAGAACAACCCTAGGGACATAACTCTGGAGCAAGTCATATCTATTTATGAGGAGGCCTTTTAA
- a CDS encoding ABC transporter ATP-binding protein gives MDQALVDVRDLRKSYVLGSQEVHALQGVSFKVDRGEFAAIMGPSGSGKSTMMNMLGCLDVPTSGSYVLDGRDVAEMKPDELAHVRRDSIGFVFQGFNLLSRTSALENVELPMVYAGVSPSERHRRAAESLDLVGLGDRMDHMPHQMSGGQQQRVAIARALVNRAPLILADEPTGNLDSANSEEIMRLFRTLNDEQGITVILITHEPDMAVFARRVITFRDGRLVEDRRQES, from the coding sequence TTGGATCAGGCCCTGGTAGACGTCCGTGATCTGAGGAAAAGTTACGTCCTGGGAAGCCAGGAGGTCCACGCCCTTCAGGGGGTCAGCTTCAAGGTGGACCGGGGCGAGTTCGCCGCCATAATGGGGCCCTCAGGCTCGGGGAAGTCCACCATGATGAACATGCTGGGCTGTCTGGACGTGCCGACATCCGGAAGCTACGTTCTGGACGGCAGGGACGTGGCGGAGATGAAACCGGACGAGCTGGCCCACGTCAGGCGCGACTCCATCGGCTTCGTATTCCAGGGCTTCAACCTGCTCTCACGGACCAGCGCCCTGGAGAACGTGGAGCTACCCATGGTCTACGCCGGGGTGTCCCCTTCGGAACGCCACAGGAGGGCCGCCGAGTCGTTGGACCTGGTGGGACTGGGAGACAGGATGGATCACATGCCTCACCAGATGTCCGGAGGACAGCAGCAGAGGGTGGCCATAGCCAGGGCCCTGGTAAACCGGGCTCCTCTGATACTGGCCGACGAGCCCACGGGGAACCTGGACAGCGCCAACAGCGAGGAGATAATGAGGCTTTTCAGGACCCTCAACGACGAGCAGGGGATCACGGTAATACTGATAACCCACGAGCCCGACATGGCGGTGTTCGCTAGGAGGGTGATAACCTTCAGAGACGGCAGACTCGTCGAGGACAGGAGGCAGGAATCGTGA
- the kdsB gene encoding 3-deoxy-manno-octulosonate cytidylyltransferase, translating to MIETLAVIPARYGSTRLPAKPLMEIGGVPLVIRVLRNALRCRGVDRTLVATDDERIASVVEDWGGEAMMTPKDLPSGGDRVAYVAERIESRYVLNIQGDDPLVGPEMVDPLMKALKGDPSVPLAVLAKRIERPEEVDSPDIVKMVFDKKGNALYFSRSPIPYRRVGEAACYKHIGPYAYRRDFLLRFSSWDQTELERSESLEMLRVLERGYPIRCVETYRDTIEIDTMEDVKSLERYLREVEDE from the coding sequence TTGATCGAGACCCTGGCGGTGATACCGGCTCGGTACGGCAGCACGAGGCTTCCGGCCAAGCCCCTGATGGAGATAGGAGGGGTCCCCCTGGTGATCAGGGTGCTTCGCAACGCCCTGAGGTGCCGTGGCGTAGACAGGACCCTGGTGGCTACCGACGACGAGAGGATCGCTTCGGTCGTCGAGGACTGGGGAGGGGAGGCCATGATGACCCCGAAGGATCTCCCATCCGGAGGGGATCGGGTGGCCTACGTGGCGGAGCGAATAGAGTCCAGATACGTGCTGAACATCCAGGGAGACGACCCCCTGGTTGGGCCGGAGATGGTGGACCCTCTGATGAAAGCCCTCAAGGGCGACCCCTCGGTGCCCCTCGCCGTGCTGGCCAAGAGAATAGAGCGGCCCGAGGAGGTCGACTCGCCCGACATAGTGAAGATGGTCTTCGATAAAAAGGGAAACGCCCTATATTTCAGCCGTTCTCCTATACCGTACCGTAGAGTCGGAGAGGCTGCCTGCTACAAGCACATAGGGCCCTACGCATATAGGAGAGACTTTCTTCTGCGTTTTTCCAGCTGGGATCAGACCGAACTGGAGCGCTCCGAGAGCCTGGAGATGCTTCGGGTCCTCGAGAGGGGATACCCCATCAGGTGCGTGGAAACCTACAGGGACACCATAGAGATAGACACGATGGAGGACGTAAAGTCCTTAGAGAGATATCTTCGGGAGGTAGAGGACGAATGA
- a CDS encoding TolC family protein, whose product MIDRVTVRLIAAVATVAIAAGAASAETRILTLEDCLKMASTHPDLISAEGDLDAARARVSGSASGWRTTISGSDQYSRSEGDDGGHSGSVGLTQRIFDSGQTRLAVQASREGMMSTEADGISTLQGLRYSIVEAYCDLLDSLEARSIAEEIVEQDVKHLEIAKGFYDVGEKALIDVTQARVNLSKAQLDLVKANHSVELARQQLNHSMGRPNIEPYEIADLAPERRPVETLAEAISTAMAEHPNLKSYGHSVAKAKSSLKLAARGLSPTISATGGFSWNGDAPFENGEWSVSVKGTVPISDGGQTAADTDEARGNLKSAEAKAESERQKVELAVRKAWLALDEADQSVTVAKETVEQAEANLKLANGRYEVGEGSPTEVADAVTTYGEAKRSLSQARYDRETALAALKQAMGRM is encoded by the coding sequence ATGATCGATAGAGTGACCGTTCGCCTGATCGCCGCTGTGGCGACGGTGGCGATAGCGGCGGGGGCCGCATCGGCGGAGACCAGGATACTTACGCTGGAGGACTGTCTAAAGATGGCCTCCACACACCCGGACCTGATATCCGCGGAGGGCGACCTGGACGCGGCCAGGGCCAGGGTGTCCGGCTCTGCCTCCGGCTGGAGGACCACCATATCGGGTTCGGACCAGTACAGCCGCTCCGAGGGAGACGACGGAGGGCACTCCGGATCGGTGGGACTGACCCAGCGTATATTCGACTCGGGGCAGACCAGGCTCGCGGTACAGGCCAGCAGGGAGGGGATGATGTCCACCGAGGCGGACGGCATCTCCACCCTTCAGGGGCTCAGATATTCCATAGTCGAGGCCTACTGCGACCTGCTGGACTCTCTGGAGGCCCGGTCGATCGCCGAGGAGATAGTCGAACAGGACGTCAAACATCTGGAGATAGCCAAGGGTTTCTACGACGTCGGGGAGAAGGCCCTGATAGACGTCACCCAGGCCAGGGTCAACCTGAGCAAGGCCCAGCTCGACCTGGTGAAGGCCAATCACTCCGTGGAGCTGGCGAGGCAGCAGTTGAACCACTCGATGGGCCGTCCGAACATTGAGCCCTACGAGATAGCGGACCTGGCGCCGGAACGCCGTCCGGTGGAGACCCTCGCAGAGGCCATATCGACGGCCATGGCGGAACATCCGAACCTAAAGTCCTACGGCCACTCTGTGGCCAAGGCCAAGAGCTCTCTGAAGCTGGCCGCCAGAGGGCTGTCCCCCACGATAAGCGCGACCGGAGGCTTTTCCTGGAACGGAGACGCTCCTTTCGAGAACGGCGAATGGTCCGTAAGCGTCAAGGGAACCGTTCCAATATCGGACGGAGGCCAGACCGCGGCGGACACCGACGAGGCCAGAGGCAACCTCAAGTCCGCCGAGGCGAAGGCCGAGTCGGAACGACAGAAGGTGGAGCTTGCTGTTAGAAAGGCCTGGCTGGCGCTGGACGAGGCGGACCAGAGCGTGACGGTGGCAAAAGAGACGGTGGAACAGGCGGAGGCGAACCTGAAGCTGGCCAACGGACGATACGAGGTGGGAGAGGGAAGCCCCACCGAGGTGGCCGACGCAGTGACGACCTACGGAGAGGCGAAACGATCCCTCTCTCAGGCCAGATACGACAGGGAGACAGCTCTGGCCGCTCTGAAACAGGCCATGGGGAGGATGTAG
- a CDS encoding radical SAM protein encodes MTLDRDEKDGDTAHGKIAVGQVWTKSLISVSKIPGVDFTVNPYVGCPHKCIYCYAEFIKQHTDHTEDWGDFVDLKRCHARLPYKKMQGKTVVMCSSTDGYNPLELRFEATREILEDMVFSQCDFDLMILTKGYAVVRDIDLLLKLKAKVGISMNSLDESFRVKAEPRASSVRKRLEALRLLREAGLETWIFMSPIFPGITDFRAVIDATRPWTCEYGFENLKLNGPFRPRVLEMIRREYPELIPLYRRIFVEKDYGYWDELSWEIRSHCRKLGLRFGVYF; translated from the coding sequence ATGACGCTCGACCGAGATGAAAAAGACGGCGATACCGCCCATGGAAAAATCGCCGTCGGCCAGGTATGGACCAAAAGCCTGATCTCCGTCTCGAAAATTCCCGGCGTGGACTTCACGGTGAACCCCTACGTGGGATGCCCCCACAAATGTATATACTGCTACGCCGAGTTCATAAAGCAGCACACCGACCACACCGAGGATTGGGGCGACTTCGTGGACCTCAAGAGGTGTCACGCCAGGCTCCCCTACAAGAAGATGCAGGGAAAGACCGTGGTGATGTGTTCCTCCACCGACGGCTACAACCCGCTGGAACTTCGCTTCGAGGCCACCAGAGAGATACTGGAGGACATGGTCTTCAGCCAGTGCGATTTCGACCTTATGATACTGACCAAGGGATACGCGGTGGTCCGAGACATAGATCTGCTTTTGAAGCTGAAGGCCAAGGTGGGAATCTCGATGAACTCTCTGGACGAATCGTTCAGAGTTAAGGCGGAGCCCAGGGCCTCCTCGGTAAGGAAAAGACTGGAGGCCCTCAGGCTGCTGAGAGAGGCGGGGCTCGAGACCTGGATCTTCATGTCCCCCATCTTTCCGGGAATAACCGACTTCAGGGCAGTGATCGATGCGACCAGACCCTGGACCTGCGAGTACGGTTTCGAGAACCTGAAGTTGAACGGCCCCTTCAGGCCCAGGGTGCTGGAGATGATACGGAGGGAATATCCCGAACTGATCCCGCTGTATCGCCGAATCTTCGTGGAAAAAGACTACGGCTACTGGGACGAGCTCTCATGGGAGATCCGCTCCCACTGCAGAAAACTGGGACTCAGGTTCGGGGTATATTTCTGA
- a CDS encoding ATP-binding protein — protein sequence MIEKVDLNNFGPLKHLHWPDLGKINLVIGENGRGKTFLLKALYSAIRSIEMSGRGDDRQSSLADLLARKLHWTFQAEKIGDLVTKGSDEKLRMRAIIDGDELEYSFGKDTTKQITKIGWEGSFRKNNSIFIPAKELLSIHHVVLRSREVDQVFGFDDTYFDLAKVLSIKPTRGKNFTEFAQSRENLKGILGGRVEYDDEAQRWSFKVGNEKFAIGTTAEGIKKIAILDILLGNRYLSPGSVVFIDEVEAAMHPKAISDFLDILAVLADRGIQFFLATHSYFVLKKTLLMSRKKRMSIPVMSISESGCSSANLIDGMPDNPIVDESIRLYQEQVEMSLS from the coding sequence ATGATAGAGAAAGTCGACCTGAATAATTTTGGCCCTCTGAAACACCTGCATTGGCCCGATCTAGGAAAGATAAACCTGGTCATAGGCGAAAACGGCAGGGGGAAGACCTTCCTCTTGAAGGCCCTTTACAGCGCCATCCGCTCCATAGAGATGTCCGGACGAGGCGACGACAGACAGTCCTCACTGGCGGATCTGCTTGCCCGCAAGCTACACTGGACGTTCCAGGCCGAAAAGATCGGCGATCTGGTGACGAAGGGGAGCGACGAAAAACTTCGGATGAGAGCCATCATAGACGGGGACGAGCTGGAATATTCCTTCGGCAAGGACACCACCAAACAGATAACTAAGATAGGCTGGGAAGGCTCCTTCAGAAAGAACAATTCAATATTCATCCCGGCGAAAGAGCTCCTGTCCATCCATCACGTCGTTCTTCGGTCTAGAGAGGTAGACCAGGTTTTCGGTTTCGACGATACCTATTTCGATCTGGCCAAGGTCCTCTCTATAAAACCGACTAGGGGAAAAAACTTCACCGAATTCGCCCAATCCAGAGAAAACCTGAAAGGAATATTAGGGGGACGGGTTGAATACGACGACGAGGCTCAACGCTGGTCGTTCAAGGTCGGCAACGAGAAGTTCGCAATAGGGACAACAGCGGAGGGGATAAAAAAGATAGCCATTTTGGACATCCTTTTGGGAAATCGTTATCTCTCTCCAGGATCGGTGGTCTTCATAGACGAGGTTGAGGCCGCCATGCATCCCAAAGCCATATCTGATTTCTTGGATATCTTGGCCGTTTTGGCCGATCGAGGTATTCAGTTTTTTCTCGCGACCCATTCGTACTTCGTGCTTAAAAAGACACTCCTGATGAGTAGAAAGAAGAGGATGTCGATTCCGGTCATGTCTATCTCCGAATCCGGCTGTAGCTCGGCAAACCTAATCGATGGTATGCCGGACAACCCGATAGTGGACGAATCCATCCGGCTGTATCAGGAACAGGTGGAAATGAGCCTATCATGA
- a CDS encoding phosphoenolpyruvate hydrolase family protein, with amino-acid sequence MKLVEKREELMRGFRSMIAEGNPIVGGGAGTGISAKWEEAGGIDLIVIYNSGRYRMAGRGSLAGLMAYGNANEIVKEMAYEVLPVVRSTPVLAGINGTDPFVIWDMFFRELEDLGFVGVQNFPTVGLIDGVFRQNLEETGMGYALEVEAIRKASQAGFLTTPYVFSAEDAVAMTEAGADIIVCHMGLTTKGSIGAKTSKTLDDCVGLIDRWAAAAREVREDVIVLCHGGPIAMPDDAQYVLERCTGINGFYGASSMERLPTEVAIKEQIERFKKLTF; translated from the coding sequence GTGAAACTTGTCGAGAAAAGGGAAGAACTCATGAGGGGTTTCCGTAGCATGATCGCCGAGGGCAACCCCATAGTGGGAGGTGGCGCTGGAACGGGGATCTCCGCCAAGTGGGAGGAGGCCGGAGGGATCGACCTCATAGTCATATACAACTCCGGACGGTACCGCATGGCGGGACGAGGCTCCCTGGCGGGGCTCATGGCCTACGGCAACGCCAACGAGATAGTCAAGGAGATGGCCTACGAGGTCCTTCCGGTGGTTCGATCCACCCCGGTGTTGGCTGGCATCAACGGCACCGATCCCTTCGTCATATGGGATATGTTCTTCCGTGAGCTGGAGGACCTGGGATTCGTAGGGGTACAGAACTTCCCGACCGTAGGGCTCATAGACGGCGTCTTCCGTCAGAACCTGGAGGAGACCGGCATGGGCTACGCCCTGGAGGTGGAGGCTATCCGTAAGGCCTCTCAGGCGGGCTTCCTGACCACTCCCTACGTGTTCAGCGCCGAGGACGCTGTGGCTATGACCGAGGCCGGGGCGGATATAATAGTCTGTCACATGGGATTGACCACGAAGGGATCCATAGGCGCGAAAACCTCCAAGACCCTGGACGACTGCGTCGGGCTGATCGACCGGTGGGCCGCAGCCGCCCGAGAGGTCCGTGAGGACGTCATAGTGCTCTGTCACGGAGGCCCTATAGCCATGCCCGACGACGCCCAGTACGTTCTCGAGAGATGCACCGGTATCAACGGTTTCTACGGAGCCAGCAGCATGGAGCGACTGCCCACCGAGGTAGCCATAAAGGAACAGATAGAGAGGTTCAAGAAACTGACGTTCTGA
- a CDS encoding ABC transporter permease encodes MISPIQTAHIATKALWANKMRSALTVLGIVIGVVAVIIMFAVGTGAREEISAKMNSLGSNMLFIRPDVFRTGGVRSGSVQTLNVKDAEAIGIECPSVTAVAPVVNFSAQVVQGNTNWSTRITGTTGPFLTVKDWEIEDGRNFTSTEERGAAKVCLLGETVADELFGSADPIGASVRIGKVPFKVIGLLKSKGESMMGDEDDIVLVPFTTARKRLSPSRTPGRVGSIFVKSSSPERLNAAQKEIEALLRQRHRIKEGEEDDFRVQNVTQMVEATKSATGVMTMLLTAVASVSLLVGGIGIMNIMLVSVTERTREIGIRMAVGATATDIRIQFMTEALLLSLIGGLVGVALGWGGALSITKVTGWNTSVPVFAVVLAVGVSAATGMFFGYYPAAKAARLNPIDALRHE; translated from the coding sequence GTGATATCCCCTATCCAGACCGCCCATATAGCCACCAAGGCCCTGTGGGCCAACAAGATGAGGTCAGCCCTGACCGTGCTGGGCATAGTGATAGGCGTGGTGGCGGTGATCATAATGTTCGCCGTAGGGACGGGGGCCAGGGAGGAGATATCGGCAAAGATGAACTCCCTGGGGAGCAACATGCTCTTCATACGACCCGACGTGTTCCGTACCGGAGGGGTTCGGTCCGGCTCGGTCCAGACGCTGAACGTCAAGGACGCCGAGGCGATAGGGATCGAGTGTCCCTCTGTGACGGCGGTGGCCCCTGTGGTGAACTTCTCCGCCCAGGTGGTACAGGGCAACACGAACTGGTCCACCAGGATAACCGGGACCACCGGCCCGTTCCTCACGGTCAAGGACTGGGAGATCGAGGACGGACGGAACTTCACCTCCACCGAGGAGAGAGGGGCCGCCAAGGTGTGCCTTCTCGGAGAGACCGTGGCGGACGAGCTTTTCGGTTCGGCTGACCCCATAGGTGCGTCGGTCCGGATAGGGAAGGTTCCCTTCAAGGTGATAGGCCTGCTGAAGAGCAAGGGAGAGTCCATGATGGGAGACGAGGACGACATAGTCCTGGTTCCCTTCACCACCGCCAGGAAGAGGCTGTCCCCCTCCAGGACACCCGGTCGGGTGGGGTCGATATTCGTAAAGTCGTCCTCCCCCGAAAGGCTCAACGCCGCCCAGAAGGAGATAGAGGCGCTGCTCCGGCAGAGGCACAGGATAAAGGAGGGCGAAGAGGACGATTTCAGAGTGCAGAACGTCACTCAGATGGTCGAGGCTACCAAGTCCGCCACGGGTGTTATGACCATGCTATTAACCGCTGTGGCGTCTGTCTCTCTTTTGGTGGGAGGCATAGGTATAATGAATATAATGCTGGTCTCCGTCACCGAGAGGACCAGGGAGATAGGCATAAGGATGGCGGTAGGAGCCACCGCCACGGACATAAGGATCCAGTTCATGACGGAGGCGCTGCTTCTGTCTCTGATAGGCGGTCTGGTAGGGGTTGCCCTGGGCTGGGGAGGAGCCCTCTCCATAACCAAGGTCACCGGCTGGAACACCTCCGTGCCGGTCTTCGCGGTGGTTCTGGCTGTAGGGGTGTCCGCCGCGACGGGGATGTTCTTCGGCTACTACCCGGCGGCCAAGGCAGCAAGGCTGAACCCCATAGACGCTCTGAGACACGAATAA
- a CDS encoding efflux RND transporter periplasmic adaptor subunit, producing the protein MKKLFALVLIAAIGAGIWWYRGDGEKQRVSYRTESLKRGDMVKTVSATGTLEAINTVLVGSQVSGNLSEVLVDYNDEVTKGQLLARIDPTLFQASVDKAKAALLTAQADLAEGKASLAHANRALARKKELVGRNLIAKVDLDDAELSVATARATLRALEGKVAQARAALSSSEIDLAHTEIVSPINGVVTAKEVDEGQTVAASLSAPELFTIAEDLRRMRVEADIDEADIGSVKKGQDVSFTVDAYPNRTFSGKVDRIRLAPTETDNVVTYTVEIGVSNNDLSLYPGMTAEVAVVTDRRENVLMAPSAALRVDIPTPEGEHQGGSINGSGVLFTLSGDSPVPVPVKTGLAENRWVQVSGEVSEETQVVVEVTSDGSSDKKGGGLFGSGPGRRP; encoded by the coding sequence ATGAAGAAGCTATTTGCACTGGTTCTGATCGCGGCGATCGGAGCGGGAATCTGGTGGTATAGAGGAGACGGAGAGAAACAGAGGGTATCCTACAGGACCGAGTCGCTTAAAAGGGGCGACATGGTGAAGACGGTGTCCGCCACAGGGACGCTGGAGGCGATAAACACCGTTCTGGTCGGGAGCCAGGTGTCGGGCAACCTCTCGGAGGTGCTGGTGGACTACAACGACGAGGTGACCAAGGGACAACTTCTGGCCAGAATAGACCCCACTCTGTTTCAGGCGAGCGTGGACAAGGCCAAGGCGGCGCTTCTGACCGCCCAGGCCGACCTGGCCGAGGGTAAAGCCTCTCTGGCCCACGCAAACAGGGCCCTGGCGAGAAAGAAAGAGCTGGTGGGACGGAACCTTATAGCCAAGGTGGATCTGGACGACGCGGAGCTCTCGGTTGCGACGGCCAGGGCCACTCTGAGGGCTCTGGAGGGCAAGGTGGCCCAGGCCAGGGCGGCACTGAGCAGTTCAGAGATAGATCTGGCCCACACGGAGATAGTGTCCCCCATAAACGGTGTGGTCACGGCCAAGGAGGTGGACGAGGGACAGACGGTGGCGGCCAGTTTGTCCGCCCCGGAGCTCTTCACCATAGCGGAGGACCTGAGACGCATGAGGGTCGAGGCCGACATAGACGAGGCCGACATCGGATCGGTGAAGAAAGGTCAGGACGTGTCCTTCACCGTGGACGCCTACCCAAATAGAACCTTCTCCGGCAAGGTGGACAGGATCAGGCTGGCTCCTACGGAGACGGACAACGTCGTCACCTACACGGTGGAGATAGGGGTCTCCAACAACGACCTCTCCCTCTATCCGGGCATGACGGCGGAGGTGGCGGTGGTGACGGACCGTCGAGAGAACGTGCTAATGGCTCCGTCCGCCGCCCTCAGGGTGGACATACCCACACCGGAAGGAGAGCACCAGGGCGGGTCCATCAACGGCAGCGGCGTACTATTCACACTGTCCGGCGACAGTCCCGTTCCCGTACCGGTGAAGACCGGTCTGGCGGAAAACAGATGGGTTCAGGTTTCCGGAGAGGTGTCCGAGGAGACCCAGGTGGTGGTCGAGGTGACCTCCGATGGATCGTCGGATAAGAAGGGGGGCGGACTCTTTGGATCAGGCCCTGGTAGACGTCCGTGA
- a CDS encoding Tm-1-like ATP-binding domain-containing protein: MKKAFIIGTCDTKFAELDYGRRLIDQAGIETVLVDVGSMEHGFPVDVTNREVASFHPEGADFLADPTDRGKTVSAMGVALERFLLSRDDVGGVLGMGGSGNTSLVTQGMRVLPIGTPRMMVSTMGSGDVSPYVGPNDICMVYSVTDIAGLNPISRRVIGNAAHGLAGMMTRAIPEAAGERPLLGLSMFGVTTPCVETIREIIGDEYECMVFHATGTGGMSLEKLVDSGMMTSVIDVTLTEICDHLMGGVLSAGEDRLGAFIRTGIPYVGSVGAQDMVNFGPMDTVPERYSERNLYVHNPQVTLMRTTAEENRTMGRWIGEKLNRLTGPVRFLLPEKGVSMIDAPGMPFYDPEADEALFSALEDTFVQTEAKKLLRLPYHVNDREFAQALVDNFREISE; encoded by the coding sequence TTGAAGAAAGCCTTCATCATCGGTACCTGCGACACCAAATTCGCCGAACTTGACTACGGCAGGAGGTTGATAGACCAGGCCGGAATCGAGACCGTGCTGGTGGACGTCGGCAGCATGGAACACGGTTTCCCGGTGGACGTCACGAATCGGGAGGTAGCGTCGTTCCACCCGGAGGGAGCGGATTTTCTCGCAGATCCTACCGATCGGGGTAAAACCGTGTCCGCCATGGGAGTCGCCCTGGAGAGATTTCTGCTCAGTCGGGACGACGTCGGAGGGGTTCTGGGAATGGGAGGAAGCGGCAACACCTCTCTGGTCACCCAGGGTATGAGAGTGCTGCCCATAGGAACTCCCAGGATGATGGTCTCCACCATGGGATCGGGAGACGTGTCCCCCTACGTGGGTCCCAACGACATCTGCATGGTATATTCCGTAACCGATATAGCAGGTCTGAACCCGATCTCCCGAAGGGTTATAGGCAACGCGGCCCACGGCCTGGCTGGGATGATGACCCGGGCTATTCCGGAGGCCGCCGGAGAGAGACCGCTTTTGGGGCTGTCCATGTTCGGGGTCACCACCCCCTGCGTCGAGACCATAAGGGAGATAATAGGCGACGAATACGAATGCATGGTCTTCCACGCTACCGGAACGGGCGGCATGTCGCTCGAGAAGCTGGTCGACTCGGGAATGATGACCTCGGTTATAGACGTCACCTTGACGGAGATATGCGACCACCTCATGGGAGGAGTCCTCTCCGCCGGAGAGGATCGCCTGGGTGCCTTCATAAGGACCGGCATACCCTACGTCGGTTCCGTAGGGGCCCAGGACATGGTCAACTTCGGCCCGATGGACACCGTTCCGGAGAGATACTCGGAGCGCAACCTGTACGTCCACAATCCTCAGGTGACCTTGATGCGGACCACCGCCGAGGAGAACCGGACCATGGGAAGATGGATAGGCGAAAAACTCAACCGCCTAACCGGGCCGGTCCGCTTCCTATTGCCCGAGAAGGGAGTCTCCATGATAGACGCCCCGGGAATGCCCTTCTACGATCCGGAGGCGGACGAGGCGCTCTTCTCCGCCTTGGAGGATACATTCGTCCAGACCGAGGCCAAAAAACTTCTGAGGCTTCCCTATCACGTCAACGACAGGGAGTTCGCCCAGGCACTTGTGGATAACTTCAGGGAAATATCCGAATAA